The following are encoded in a window of Methanomicrobia archaeon genomic DNA:
- the nuoE gene encoding NADH-quinone oxidoreductase subunit NuoE, which yields MASDKRVDEIIDKYEGEEGFLIQLLLDIQREFNWIPKEAIERISTRLQIPLSHIYRIVSFYKVLSLKPVGRHVIQVCLGTACHVRGGPRILAEVENVLGIGAGTTTDDMKFTVNRVNCIGCCALGPVMIIDNDYHGKLKPTEVKDILARYD from the coding sequence ATGGCATCTGATAAGCGTGTGGATGAGATTATAGATAAATACGAGGGAGAAGAAGGGTTTTTAATTCAACTGCTGTTAGATATACAGCGTGAATTCAACTGGATCCCAAAGGAAGCTATCGAACGGATAAGCACGAGGCTTCAGATTCCTCTAAGCCATATCTATCGTATAGTCAGCTTTTATAAGGTCTTGAGCTTAAAGCCGGTAGGTCGCCATGTGATTCAAGTCTGTTTAGGCACAGCCTGTCATGTACGTGGCGGCCCGCGGATTTTAGCGGAGGTGGAGAACGTACTGGGGATTGGGGCGGGTACGACAACGGACGACATGAAATTCACCGTTAATCGGGTGAATTGTATCGGCTGTTGTGCCTTAGGGCCCGTGATGATAATTGATAACGATTACCACGGAAAGCTAAAGCCTACAGAGGTGAAGGATATTTTAGCACGTTACGACTAA
- the purL gene encoding phosphoribosylformylglycinamidine synthase subunit PurL: MNRFEVPITDAGDDELARVSEVMGLSLSVEEMRRIKGYFSAKNREPTDVELQSIAQAWSEHCCYKSSKNALKSFVFGIQAPQNMLVISEDAGVLDFDKDHAYVLALESHNHPSAIEPYGGAATGIGGIVRDVVCMGAQPIALIDPLFFGPLDYDYEKLPPEVKHPRFIFDGVVAGIRDYGNRIGIPTCAGMVYFDEGYVGNCVVNVGCVGIMKKSDLSRSRAKPGEVLVLVGGKTGRDGIHGVTFASVELTGDEETRSAVQVGDPITKEPLVHAILEANEKRLISGMKDLGGGGLSCAVSEMCHAGGCGGEIHLDRVKLKEEGLSPWEIWISESQERFLLALKPENVDEVLDLFDKWDVDAVVLGQTSKKSASREVSTVPKIRIVYHDEQVFELETDFLVSCPVYARPMEMRIKEREELVGLDEPEDYNQLLQLLLAAPNIASRESVIRQYDHEVRASTIIKPLQGRRGKETHGDAAVIKPLESSFKGLAITADVNPTFCKLNPFWGAASAIDEVCRNLTAVGAVPHALADCLNFGNPEKSDRMGNFYECCRGLGYMASALGVPFVSGNVSFYNESVVLNESIPPTPSILGIGICEDVRECVTADVKEVGNPLYLLGETKAELGGSEYSRLRGSNAGIVPRTDPAVLGKSMDVLREAMRAGSIASCHDVSEGGLAVAVCEMLLGGDIGASLDIARVNPKIRDDFALFSESNSRWVVEIRNEEARRLEGLMDTRGVCICNIGNTMDEKQICVRNTNRALLNLPLEEARKAWLGAL; this comes from the coding sequence ATGAACCGATTTGAAGTACCGATAACGGATGCTGGCGATGACGAGTTGGCGCGTGTGAGCGAGGTAATGGGTCTTTCGCTTAGCGTGGAGGAGATGCGGCGGATAAAGGGCTATTTCAGTGCGAAAAACCGAGAGCCAACCGATGTGGAGCTCCAGAGTATCGCACAGGCGTGGTCGGAACATTGCTGTTACAAGAGTTCGAAAAACGCTTTGAAAAGCTTCGTCTTTGGCATTCAGGCGCCGCAGAATATGTTAGTAATATCCGAGGATGCAGGCGTTCTGGATTTCGATAAAGACCATGCGTACGTGCTCGCGCTCGAGAGCCATAACCATCCTTCGGCCATCGAGCCGTATGGAGGTGCCGCAACGGGAATCGGCGGGATCGTGCGGGACGTGGTTTGTATGGGCGCGCAGCCTATAGCGTTGATCGATCCGTTATTCTTCGGCCCGCTGGATTACGACTACGAGAAGCTGCCTCCGGAGGTGAAGCATCCACGATTCATCTTTGACGGCGTCGTTGCGGGGATACGAGACTACGGGAACCGGATCGGCATTCCAACGTGTGCGGGTATGGTTTACTTCGACGAGGGTTACGTGGGCAATTGCGTGGTGAACGTCGGCTGCGTTGGGATAATGAAAAAGTCTGATTTGAGCAGAAGCAGGGCAAAGCCCGGAGAGGTGCTCGTTCTGGTCGGTGGCAAGACCGGGAGAGACGGTATACACGGCGTCACCTTTGCTTCCGTGGAACTTACGGGCGATGAGGAAACACGGAGCGCAGTCCAGGTTGGCGATCCGATAACGAAAGAGCCGCTCGTACATGCGATACTCGAGGCGAATGAGAAACGGTTGATAAGCGGCATGAAAGACCTCGGTGGCGGTGGCTTATCCTGCGCGGTGAGCGAGATGTGCCATGCCGGAGGCTGTGGTGGAGAGATCCATCTGGATCGAGTGAAACTGAAGGAAGAGGGCCTGAGCCCCTGGGAGATCTGGATATCGGAATCGCAAGAGCGGTTTTTACTGGCGCTCAAGCCAGAGAACGTGGACGAGGTTCTCGATCTCTTTGATAAATGGGACGTCGATGCAGTGGTCTTAGGTCAAACATCGAAGAAAAGTGCAAGCAGAGAGGTTTCTACCGTTCCCAAAATCAGGATTGTTTACCATGACGAGCAGGTATTTGAGCTCGAAACGGATTTTCTCGTCTCTTGTCCGGTTTATGCACGCCCGATGGAGATGCGGATAAAAGAACGCGAAGAGCTCGTGGGACTGGACGAGCCTGAAGACTACAACCAGCTTTTACAATTACTGCTTGCCGCTCCGAACATCGCGTCGCGAGAATCCGTGATACGGCAGTATGACCATGAAGTGCGTGCTTCGACGATAATAAAACCGTTACAGGGTAGGCGTGGGAAGGAGACGCACGGCGATGCCGCGGTAATAAAGCCGTTAGAAAGCTCTTTTAAAGGGCTTGCGATTACCGCCGATGTGAATCCGACCTTTTGCAAACTGAATCCGTTTTGGGGTGCTGCAAGTGCAATAGACGAGGTCTGCAGGAATTTGACTGCGGTCGGTGCGGTCCCTCATGCGCTTGCCGACTGCTTGAACTTTGGCAATCCGGAGAAGTCTGACCGTATGGGCAATTTCTACGAATGCTGTCGCGGGCTCGGGTATATGGCATCCGCGCTCGGCGTACCGTTTGTGAGCGGAAATGTAAGCTTCTATAACGAATCCGTCGTGCTCAACGAATCCATTCCGCCTACCCCCAGTATCCTTGGTATCGGTATCTGCGAGGACGTGCGTGAGTGCGTAACGGCGGACGTCAAGGAAGTTGGCAATCCGCTCTATCTGCTCGGAGAGACGAAAGCGGAATTAGGCGGCAGTGAATATTCCAGGTTGCGGGGTTCAAATGCGGGTATCGTGCCGCGAACCGATCCGGCGGTGTTGGGAAAGAGTATGGACGTGTTACGGGAAGCGATGAGGGCGGGTTCAATCGCAAGTTGCCATGACGTTTCCGAAGGCGGGCTTGCCGTTGCGGTCTGCGAGATGCTGTTAGGAGGAGACATTGGGGCTTCTCTTGATATCGCACGCGTAAATCCAAAAATACGGGATGATTTTGCATTGTTCTCCGAATCGAACTCACGCTGGGTAGTTGAAATCCGGAACGAAGAAGCGCGAAGACTCGAGGGGTTGATGGATACGCGTGGAGTTTGTATATGCAACATAGGGAACACGATGGATGAGAAGCAAATTTGTGTTCGTAATACGAATCGTGCGTTACTGAATCTCCCATTAGAAGAAGCAAGAAAAGCGTGGCTAGGGGCACTTTGA
- a CDS encoding Glu/Leu/Phe/Val dehydrogenase produces MTKENPFEMAQKQLDDCAEILKLDPSAHEILRHPMREFHVSIPVRMDDGSTRVFQGYRVQYNDALGPTKGGIRFHPEETIDTVRALAAWMTWKCALLGLPLGGGKGGVICNPKELSEGELERLSRAYIDQVWQFIGPNKDIPAPDVYTTPQIMAWMMDEYSKIVGRNTFGCITGKPVCIGGSCGREDATARGGMYAIREAAKALGMNLKNATVAIQGYGNAGCHAAFLCQELFGAKVVAVSDSKGGVYKKDGLPLENVCDYKTKTRSVVSTPDVEQISNEELLELDVDVLIAAALENAITRDNAANVKAKILAELANGPTTPDADVILYDNGVHVIPDFLCNAGGVTVSYFEMVQNIYMYCWGLEEVYERLNTKMTEAYRSVLDASKVYDINMRKAAYVVAVDRVVEAMRLRGWV; encoded by the coding sequence ATGACGAAAGAAAACCCTTTTGAGATGGCACAGAAGCAGTTGGACGATTGTGCAGAGATACTCAAGTTGGACCCGAGTGCACACGAGATCCTCCGGCATCCCATGCGTGAATTTCATGTCTCTATTCCCGTTCGCATGGATGACGGCTCGACCCGAGTATTTCAAGGATACCGGGTGCAATATAACGATGCGCTGGGACCGACGAAAGGCGGCATTCGATTCCATCCTGAGGAAACGATTGATACCGTGCGGGCGCTCGCAGCGTGGATGACTTGGAAGTGCGCGCTTCTTGGTCTGCCTCTGGGCGGCGGGAAAGGCGGGGTGATCTGCAATCCAAAAGAACTTTCTGAGGGGGAGCTGGAACGGTTAAGCCGTGCCTACATCGATCAGGTCTGGCAGTTCATCGGTCCGAACAAGGATATTCCCGCGCCTGATGTGTATACCACGCCGCAGATAATGGCCTGGATGATGGATGAATACTCGAAGATAGTCGGGAGGAATACCTTTGGCTGTATTACCGGTAAGCCGGTCTGCATCGGTGGCTCGTGTGGTCGTGAGGATGCCACCGCCCGAGGCGGTATGTACGCGATCCGGGAAGCGGCAAAAGCGCTCGGTATGAACCTGAAGAACGCTACCGTTGCGATACAGGGCTATGGCAATGCAGGCTGTCATGCCGCGTTTTTATGCCAAGAGCTCTTCGGTGCTAAGGTCGTAGCGGTTAGTGACTCGAAAGGTGGCGTTTACAAGAAGGACGGCCTGCCGCTCGAGAACGTCTGCGACTACAAGACGAAGACCAGGTCGGTCGTCAGCACCCCGGATGTGGAGCAGATCTCGAATGAAGAGCTGCTGGAGCTTGATGTGGATGTACTCATTGCAGCAGCCCTCGAGAATGCTATTACACGGGACAACGCGGCTAACGTCAAAGCGAAGATTCTGGCGGAGTTGGCGAACGGCCCGACGACACCGGATGCAGATGTGATCCTGTACGACAACGGTGTGCACGTGATACCCGATTTCCTCTGCAATGCAGGCGGCGTAACGGTCTCCTACTTCGAGATGGTGCAGAACATTTATATGTACTGCTGGGGCCTGGAGGAGGTTTACGAACGCTTAAATACCAAAATGACCGAAGCGTATCGCTCGGTGTTGGATGCGTCAAAGGTCTACGACATCAATATGCGTAAGGCGGCCTATGTGGTTGCCGTTGACCGCGTCGTCGAAGCAATGAGATTGCGCGGCTGGGTGTAG
- a CDS encoding Coenzyme F420 hydrogenase/dehydrogenase, beta subunit C-terminal domain, producing the protein MSTVSFEIDGKKVTAEEGTTILEAAKEIGIAIPTLCYHPLVEPFGACRLCSVKITKRGRSKVVTACNYPVEKGLIVETNPPEIVAIRKMLIELLLARCPTVEILQDLAKEYGVEKPRFTKEDETCILCGLCTRICDERVGVSAINFVERGIDRAIEGPLEEPLGVNLSEVCIGCGACAYVCPTGTIKVEDLYRKIRSSFPFAKVEERTFGRQRAEDEIVGIYKNAYAVRSTDAELLKKAQDGGAVTALLGYALDAGILDCAAITVADRNWEPSAKVARSSDDFKDGAGTKYTVYPSGIGLLEAAAAGCDAIGFVGTPCQIGGIRKVITSDQPYGIAKAKIKLLIGLFCMETFKQELMAYFEEKVLPLEAIKKLDIKGKEFRVYDQEGNLHVVPFGDVEGYGNTGCFVCSDYTAELADISVGSVGSEPGWSTVLTRTERGEDLLKGAEAQGYIEVTGDVDLKEIKRLTKYKRKRAADHEV; encoded by the coding sequence ATGAGCACCGTTAGTTTTGAGATAGACGGCAAGAAAGTCACGGCTGAGGAGGGGACAACGATTTTAGAAGCAGCAAAAGAGATTGGTATTGCTATTCCCACACTCTGTTATCATCCCCTGGTGGAACCTTTTGGTGCCTGTCGACTCTGCTCGGTGAAGATAACGAAACGAGGGCGAAGCAAAGTTGTCACCGCGTGTAACTACCCGGTGGAAAAGGGGTTAATCGTCGAGACTAATCCCCCGGAGATTGTTGCGATTCGAAAAATGCTCATCGAATTATTGCTCGCGCGCTGTCCCACCGTGGAGATACTACAAGATCTGGCTAAGGAGTACGGTGTGGAAAAACCTCGGTTCACGAAGGAAGACGAAACATGTATCCTTTGTGGATTGTGTACGCGGATTTGTGACGAACGGGTTGGTGTGAGTGCGATTAATTTTGTTGAGCGCGGTATTGATCGCGCAATAGAGGGGCCACTTGAAGAACCGTTGGGCGTGAACTTATCTGAGGTGTGCATCGGCTGTGGTGCATGTGCGTACGTTTGTCCAACAGGAACAATCAAGGTTGAGGATCTGTACAGGAAAATAAGGAGCTCGTTCCCGTTTGCCAAGGTCGAAGAGCGAACGTTCGGTCGGCAGAGAGCAGAGGACGAGATCGTGGGTATTTACAAAAATGCTTACGCGGTTCGATCGACCGACGCAGAGTTATTGAAGAAAGCACAGGATGGAGGCGCGGTTACCGCGTTGCTCGGGTATGCACTCGATGCAGGTATCTTGGACTGTGCGGCCATTACGGTTGCGGATCGGAACTGGGAGCCGAGCGCGAAGGTTGCACGGAGTTCGGATGATTTTAAAGATGGTGCGGGTACGAAATATACCGTTTATCCCAGTGGTATCGGGCTCCTCGAAGCTGCTGCCGCAGGTTGTGATGCTATAGGCTTTGTCGGAACGCCCTGCCAGATTGGTGGTATACGGAAAGTGATAACCTCGGATCAACCGTACGGCATAGCGAAAGCGAAGATAAAACTGCTCATCGGCTTGTTCTGTATGGAGACGTTCAAGCAAGAGCTGATGGCGTATTTCGAGGAGAAGGTTCTCCCGTTGGAGGCTATAAAGAAGTTGGACATCAAAGGTAAGGAATTCCGCGTTTATGATCAGGAAGGGAACCTGCATGTCGTTCCATTCGGCGACGTCGAGGGCTATGGCAATACCGGCTGTTTCGTCTGTTCTGATTATACCGCGGAACTGGCAGATATTTCGGTCGGCTCTGTCGGCTCTGAGCCGGGGTGGTCTACTGTTCTGACCCGGACGGAGAGGGGCGAGGACTTGCTCAAGGGCGCAGAGGCGCAGGGCTATATAGAAGTTACCGGGGATGTCGATCTCAAGGAGATAAAGCGGCTAACGAAGTATAAGAGGAAGCGAGCCGCTGATCATGAAGTGTGA
- the carB gene encoding carbamoyl-phosphate synthase large subunit, with product MPKREDIKKVLVIGSGPIVIGQACEFDYSGTQACKALHEEGYEVVLVNSNPATIMTDPEMADRTYIEPLTVENLEKIIAKERPDALLPNLGGQTGLNLSAKLSKQGILDTYGVTIIGVEADAIERGEDRIAFKETMAKLGIPMPKSSPAYAIEEAEQIAQELGYPVVIRPAYTLGGTGGGLVYNVEELRTIVARGIAASLIGQVLVEESVLGWEELELEVIRDKKGSMITVCFIENVDAMGVHTGDSFCVAPMLTVPEELQMKLQEFSYRIVDAIGVIGGTNIQFAHNLEDDRVVVIEINPRTSRSSALASKATGFPIARISAKLAAGITLDEIPYWRGGTLDTYTPGGDYVVVKFARWAFEKFRQTRDQLGTQMKAVGEVMSIGKSFKEAFQKAIRSLEIKRYGVGSAKDFASLSLDELRARLVTPSSERIFLMYEALRKGASSEELYQTTKIGRWFIRQMQELVELEELIKTYRGRELPTELLKTAKECGFSDRYLAQLLRKTELEIRTQRLNAGKTVAYEAVPVSGADAAYYYSTYNASDSVSVSPERKIMILGGGPNRIGQGIEFDYTCVHAAFALREEGIESVMINCNPETVSTDYDTSNKLYFEPLTIEDVLNCYIKEQPDGVIVQFGGQTPLNIAKELHESGVQILGTSPESIHLAEDRELFRTMMNELEIPQPESGIARSVEEALNVAREIGFPLMVRPSFVLGGRGMEIVYDEKMLLNYAKEAVDVSPEYPMLIDKFLEHAIEAEVDAIADGEDVFIAAVMEHIELAGIHSGDSACVIPSRTISSEHLATIAEYTKKIANTFKVVGLMNIQYAIADEKVYILEANPRASRTVPLVSKVTGIPIAKVATKVMLGRKLKDLLKTLDRGDKILPYFGVKEAVFPFNMFPDVDPVLGPEMKSTGEVLGIAPSFGLAFYKAQEAASMQVPTEGTVLISATDPDKPEILEVAARLAKLGFTIRATKGTKAFLAEHDMKAELAVKLHEGRPDITDEIRNRQIQLVINTPAGGKGKHDDSYIRQAAIQYKIPYITTTAAALATVAGIETVKRGQAEVKAIQDYHKQAGFTN from the coding sequence GTGCCGAAAAGAGAAGACATCAAGAAGGTGCTGGTGATAGGGTCAGGTCCCATCGTGATTGGTCAAGCCTGCGAGTTTGATTACTCGGGTACGCAAGCGTGCAAAGCGCTCCACGAGGAAGGCTATGAGGTCGTTTTGGTGAATTCCAATCCCGCTACCATCATGACCGATCCGGAGATGGCGGACCGGACGTATATCGAGCCGCTGACCGTGGAGAACCTGGAGAAGATCATCGCGAAGGAGCGGCCCGATGCGCTGCTGCCCAACCTCGGCGGACAGACCGGCCTCAACCTTTCTGCGAAACTGAGCAAGCAGGGTATTCTGGATACCTATGGGGTTACGATAATCGGCGTAGAGGCTGACGCGATCGAACGCGGCGAAGACCGTATTGCTTTCAAAGAGACGATGGCGAAACTGGGCATTCCGATGCCGAAGAGCTCCCCTGCCTACGCGATCGAGGAAGCAGAGCAGATCGCGCAGGAACTGGGCTATCCGGTCGTCATCAGACCCGCGTACACCCTAGGTGGAACCGGCGGCGGGCTTGTGTATAACGTCGAAGAGTTACGGACAATTGTTGCCCGCGGCATCGCAGCGAGCCTCATCGGTCAGGTGCTCGTCGAAGAATCGGTTTTAGGCTGGGAAGAGCTTGAACTCGAAGTGATTCGGGACAAGAAGGGCAGCATGATTACCGTTTGTTTCATTGAGAACGTTGACGCAATGGGCGTGCATACCGGTGACAGTTTCTGCGTGGCGCCAATGCTGACGGTGCCTGAAGAACTGCAGATGAAGCTGCAGGAGTTCTCGTACCGGATCGTTGATGCGATTGGCGTTATCGGTGGCACGAACATACAATTTGCACATAACCTCGAGGATGATCGAGTCGTTGTAATTGAGATTAACCCGCGTACGTCGCGGTCATCGGCTTTAGCGTCAAAGGCAACGGGCTTTCCGATCGCGCGAATATCCGCGAAACTTGCCGCGGGCATCACTCTGGACGAGATACCGTACTGGAGGGGCGGCACGCTGGATACTTATACGCCCGGCGGGGATTACGTCGTCGTGAAGTTTGCACGCTGGGCATTTGAGAAGTTCCGTCAGACTCGCGATCAATTGGGCACGCAGATGAAAGCCGTAGGCGAGGTGATGAGCATCGGGAAGAGCTTCAAGGAGGCGTTTCAAAAAGCGATTCGGTCGCTGGAGATCAAACGATACGGCGTAGGCAGCGCAAAGGACTTCGCTTCGCTCTCTCTCGATGAACTCAGAGCACGATTGGTCACCCCTTCAAGCGAGCGCATCTTCCTGATGTACGAAGCGCTGCGCAAAGGTGCGTCCAGTGAGGAACTGTATCAGACGACGAAAATCGGCCGATGGTTCATCCGTCAGATGCAGGAGCTCGTCGAGCTCGAGGAATTGATAAAGACGTACCGGGGCCGAGAGCTGCCCACTGAGCTGCTCAAGACGGCGAAGGAATGCGGGTTCTCGGATCGCTACCTCGCGCAACTACTGAGGAAGACCGAGCTGGAAATCCGGACACAGCGACTCAATGCAGGAAAAACAGTCGCTTATGAAGCGGTGCCGGTGAGCGGTGCTGACGCCGCATATTATTATTCAACCTACAACGCATCAGATTCCGTTTCGGTATCGCCCGAGCGGAAGATAATGATCTTAGGCGGTGGACCGAACCGGATCGGGCAGGGCATCGAGTTCGATTACACCTGTGTCCACGCTGCGTTCGCATTACGGGAAGAGGGCATCGAATCCGTGATGATCAATTGCAATCCCGAGACCGTCTCCACCGATTATGACACTTCGAACAAGCTTTATTTCGAACCGCTTACGATTGAAGACGTGTTAAACTGCTATATTAAGGAGCAGCCGGATGGTGTGATCGTGCAGTTTGGAGGCCAGACTCCACTGAACATCGCGAAGGAACTCCACGAATCTGGCGTGCAGATACTGGGCACGAGCCCCGAAAGCATCCATTTGGCAGAGGACCGCGAGCTCTTCCGCACGATGATGAACGAGCTGGAGATTCCACAGCCCGAGAGTGGCATCGCGCGTTCAGTCGAGGAGGCATTGAACGTGGCACGAGAGATAGGCTTTCCGTTGATGGTGCGGCCATCCTTTGTGCTTGGTGGCCGGGGCATGGAGATCGTCTACGACGAGAAGATGCTCCTGAATTACGCGAAGGAGGCGGTAGACGTGAGTCCAGAGTATCCAATGCTCATCGATAAGTTCCTAGAGCACGCGATCGAGGCCGAGGTGGATGCCATCGCGGACGGCGAGGACGTATTCATCGCCGCGGTAATGGAGCATATCGAGCTTGCCGGGATCCATTCCGGCGATAGCGCCTGCGTGATCCCCTCGCGGACGATTTCATCGGAGCATCTCGCAACGATAGCGGAGTACACGAAGAAAATCGCCAATACGTTCAAGGTCGTCGGACTGATGAATATCCAGTACGCAATCGCCGATGAGAAGGTGTACATACTGGAGGCAAATCCACGCGCTTCTCGTACCGTGCCGCTGGTAAGCAAGGTTACCGGCATCCCGATCGCCAAAGTAGCGACGAAAGTGATGCTAGGCAGGAAGTTGAAGGACTTACTCAAGACATTGGACCGTGGCGATAAGATCCTTCCGTATTTCGGTGTAAAGGAAGCGGTATTTCCGTTCAATATGTTCCCAGACGTTGATCCGGTGCTGGGGCCGGAGATGAAGAGTACGGGCGAGGTGCTGGGTATTGCACCCTCCTTTGGACTGGCATTCTACAAAGCGCAAGAAGCTGCGAGTATGCAAGTGCCCACCGAGGGCACGGTCCTGATATCCGCTACAGATCCTGATAAGCCGGAGATTCTTGAGGTCGCAGCACGCCTCGCCAAACTGGGGTTCACCATACGTGCAACCAAAGGGACGAAGGCATTTTTGGCGGAGCACGACATGAAAGCGGAGTTGGCGGTGAAGCTGCACGAAGGCCGACCTGACATAACAGATGAGATCCGTAATAGGCAGATACAACTGGTGATTAACACGCCTGCTGGCGGTAAAGGGAAACATGACGACAGCTATATCCGGCAGGCTGCAATCCAGTACAAGATCCCGTACATTACCACGACCGCAGCCGCATTGGCTACCGTCGCAGGTATCGAGACGGTGAAACGCGGACAGGCCGAGGTGAAGGCAATTCAGGACTATCATAAACAGGCCGGTTTCACGAATTAG
- a CDS encoding NADH-quinone oxidoreductase subunit NuoF produces MARLNSPAELERLREEIVAKRDPEKPCIAICAGTGCIALGCHNVIAAFKKELKEHGLEAEVDIRETGCPGFCEKGTIVVIYPEEVCYLQVQPEDVPEIIAKTIKEKQVIDRLVYTDPKTGEKAIPESDIPFYKYQKRLIIGNNIQIDPQKIKDYIATGGYRALSTVLFKFTPEEVIEEVKRSQLRGRGGGGFPTGRKWESTRNAPGDPKYVIVNCDEGDPGAFMDRALMEGNPHSVLEGLAIGAYAIGAQEGFIYVRQEYPLAVKNTILAIKQAEDYGFLGENILGSGFDFKVTVHRGAGAFVSGESSALMNAIEGEVGEPRPKYVHTSDSGLWDKPSNLNNVETWANVPLIINNGADWFASIGTEGSKGTKIFSLVGKVNNTGLVEVPMGTTLRDIIYKIGGGIPGDKKFKAVQTGGPSGGCIPEQYLDTPVDFDALTKLGSMMGSGGMIVMDEDTCMVDVARYFVDFLCDESCGKCVPCREGLKHLREILSRVVEGAGNEEDLALLEEIGRVMKNASLCALGTTAANPVLTTIRYFKDEYDAHILDKRCPALSCKDLIAYYIDPSKCGACLRCLKACPVDAVIGDKKLIHVIDQSKCTKCGTCLDVCPPKFGAVKKLSGEPVPPPLPEAKRKLSTSKTKGGAPK; encoded by the coding sequence ATGGCACGACTAAATTCGCCTGCTGAGCTGGAAAGATTGAGAGAAGAGATCGTGGCAAAGAGAGACCCTGAAAAGCCCTGTATTGCGATCTGTGCGGGAACTGGCTGTATCGCCCTCGGCTGCCATAACGTTATCGCAGCGTTCAAAAAAGAACTCAAGGAGCACGGCTTAGAAGCTGAAGTGGACATAAGAGAAACAGGCTGTCCTGGTTTCTGCGAAAAGGGCACCATCGTGGTCATTTACCCTGAGGAGGTCTGCTATCTTCAGGTCCAGCCCGAGGATGTCCCTGAGATTATCGCCAAGACCATAAAGGAGAAGCAGGTAATCGATCGTTTGGTCTACACTGATCCCAAAACCGGTGAAAAAGCAATCCCTGAATCTGACATCCCTTTTTATAAATATCAAAAGCGCCTCATCATTGGCAATAATATCCAGATTGACCCCCAAAAGATCAAGGATTATATCGCCACGGGTGGGTATCGTGCACTGAGCACGGTTTTGTTTAAGTTTACGCCCGAAGAGGTTATTGAAGAAGTGAAGAGATCGCAGTTACGAGGTCGCGGTGGCGGCGGCTTTCCTACCGGCAGGAAATGGGAATCTACACGGAATGCACCGGGCGACCCGAAATATGTTATTGTTAACTGCGACGAAGGGGATCCGGGTGCGTTTATGGATCGCGCACTCATGGAAGGCAATCCTCACAGCGTCCTTGAAGGATTGGCCATTGGTGCTTATGCCATTGGCGCCCAGGAGGGCTTCATCTACGTCCGTCAGGAGTATCCATTGGCAGTGAAGAATACGATCCTTGCGATCAAGCAGGCAGAGGATTATGGCTTCCTCGGTGAGAATATCCTCGGCTCGGGCTTTGACTTCAAGGTAACCGTGCATAGAGGTGCGGGCGCTTTCGTCTCCGGTGAGTCAAGCGCGTTGATGAACGCAATAGAAGGCGAAGTGGGCGAGCCGCGACCCAAGTACGTCCACACGTCTGATAGTGGCTTGTGGGACAAACCAAGCAATCTCAACAACGTAGAGACCTGGGCGAATGTGCCGCTCATCATTAATAATGGCGCTGATTGGTTCGCTTCTATTGGTACCGAAGGGAGTAAAGGGACAAAGATATTCTCCTTGGTGGGCAAAGTGAACAATACCGGCCTGGTGGAAGTTCCGATGGGCACAACCCTGCGGGACATTATTTACAAGATCGGGGGCGGAATCCCAGGTGACAAGAAGTTCAAGGCTGTGCAGACCGGCGGGCCGTCCGGAGGGTGCATCCCCGAACAATATCTCGATACGCCTGTGGATTTCGACGCGCTCACCAAACTCGGCTCGATGATGGGCTCTGGCGGGATGATTGTGATGGATGAGGACACCTGCATGGTGGATGTAGCCCGGTACTTCGTGGATTTCCTCTGCGATGAATCCTGTGGTAAATGCGTGCCCTGCAGAGAGGGGTTAAAGCACCTGCGGGAGATACTGAGCCGTGTCGTCGAAGGGGCGGGTAACGAGGAAGATTTAGCGCTGCTTGAGGAGATAGGGCGGGTAATGAAAAATGCTTCTCTCTGCGCCTTAGGCACCACGGCAGCCAATCCGGTATTAACGACTATTCGGTATTTTAAAGATGAATATGACGCGCACATTCTCGATAAGCGCTGCCCCGCACTCTCCTGTAAGGACTTAATCGCGTATTACATTGATCCAAGCAAATGTGGGGCATGCCTGCGCTGTCTCAAGGCGTGTCCGGTTGATGCGGTAATCGGAGACAAGAAGCTGATACACGTCATTGATCAATCGAAATGCACGAAATGCGGGACGTGTCTTGATGTCTGTCCGCCGAAATTCGGGGCGGTGAAGAAACTATCGGGCGAGCCAGTGCCTCCGCCACTGCCCGAAGCGAAACGGAAACTGTCAACCAGCAAGACGAAAGGAGGCGCGCCGAAATGA